In one window of Dokdonia sp. PRO95 DNA:
- the xylE gene encoding D-xylose transporter XylE, with translation MSNDKKSGYLLKLTVVATLGGLLFGYDTGVISGTVGSLDSFFVIPKGLSETAANAFKGFIVSSALIGCIIGGALSGFVSRWLGRRNGLILAAILFLISAIGSAMPELFFESIGQGDHTFSTVFIVYRIIGGMGVGLASMMSPLYIAEIAPANIRGKLVSYNQLAIVAGFMVVYFVNYFISKTGGSDEWLNTLGWRYMFASEIIPAGLFFIFLLGVPDTPRSLMLRNNPQEALNVLEKVNGKVAGQYILDQIKESLTQHSGKLLSFGWLVIIVGVLLSILQQFVGINVVLYYAPEIFKKIDPNTDGALLLTIIVGVVNFLFTIVAIKTVDKYGRKPLMMIGALGMAIAMFSLGFVFFTGATGYLALACMMVYVASFAVSWGPVTWVLLSEIFPNKIRGRAMSIAVAAQWIANYLVSLTFPMMDDNTYLTEQFNHGFAYWVYGGMSVLAMLFVWKFIPETKGKTLEEMEDVWIKK, from the coding sequence ATGTCAAACGATAAAAAATCAGGCTATTTACTCAAACTTACTGTAGTTGCAACGCTAGGAGGGCTCCTTTTTGGGTACGATACAGGTGTTATTTCTGGAACCGTAGGTTCTCTAGATAGCTTCTTTGTAATACCCAAAGGGCTTAGTGAGACAGCAGCAAATGCTTTCAAAGGATTTATAGTGTCCAGTGCCCTTATAGGCTGTATTATAGGTGGAGCTTTGAGTGGTTTTGTAAGCCGCTGGCTAGGTAGAAGGAATGGATTAATTCTTGCGGCTATACTTTTCTTGATATCTGCCATAGGCTCGGCGATGCCAGAGTTGTTTTTTGAGAGTATAGGTCAAGGTGATCATACATTTAGTACTGTTTTTATCGTTTACAGAATTATTGGTGGTATGGGAGTTGGACTTGCGTCTATGATGTCACCATTATACATTGCAGAGATTGCGCCTGCAAATATTAGAGGGAAGCTTGTTTCTTACAATCAGCTGGCTATCGTTGCTGGATTTATGGTAGTTTATTTTGTAAACTACTTTATCTCAAAAACTGGAGGGTCTGACGAGTGGCTTAATACTTTAGGATGGCGTTATATGTTTGCTAGTGAAATTATACCTGCAGGGCTCTTTTTCATATTTTTATTAGGAGTACCAGATACACCACGCTCATTAATGCTACGTAACAATCCCCAAGAGGCACTTAACGTACTTGAAAAAGTGAACGGAAAAGTGGCTGGGCAGTATATTTTAGATCAGATCAAAGAGTCGCTCACGCAGCACTCGGGTAAATTACTATCCTTTGGATGGCTAGTGATTATTGTGGGGGTCTTACTTTCTATACTCCAGCAATTTGTAGGTATTAATGTGGTTTTATATTATGCTCCGGAAATCTTCAAGAAGATTGATCCTAATACGGACGGTGCGCTGTTACTCACCATAATTGTCGGTGTTGTAAACTTCTTATTTACTATCGTTGCTATAAAAACGGTAGATAAATATGGACGTAAACCTTTAATGATGATAGGTGCGTTAGGAATGGCTATTGCAATGTTCTCATTAGGATTTGTCTTTTTTACCGGTGCTACTGGATATCTCGCACTAGCATGTATGATGGTTTATGTGGCAAGTTTTGCTGTGAGTTGGGGTCCTGTTACATGGGTGTTACTCTCAGAAATTTTTCCTAATAAAATTAGAGGTCGTGCAATGTCTATAGCCGTTGCGGCACAATGGATAGCAAACTATCTAGTATCACTCACTTTTCCTATGATGGATGATAATACCTATCTAACCGAGCAGTTTAATCATGGTTTTGCATACTGGGTTTACGGAGGTATGAGTGTACTAGCGATGCTTTTTGTGTGGAAATTTATACCAGAGACCAAAGGAAAAACTCTGGAAGAGATGGAGGACGTTTGGATTAAGAAGTAA
- a CDS encoding FGGY family carbohydrate kinase: MYTIGYDIGSSSVKVAIVEAATGKKLASLHEPPGEMEIIAIQRDWAEQDPEQWWDYICKATKRILQEAKIDATKITAIGISYQMHGLVLVDKEGKSLRNSIIWCDSRAVAIGDKAYQDLGHEFCATELLNAPGNFTASKLKWVKDNQPHIYEQIHKYMLPGDYVAYKLTGELVTTKNGLAEGTLWNYKTNKVATELLDYYGIDHSLTPDVVDNFTDQGKVHTAAAKATGLPKGISVTYRSGDQPNNALSLNIFRPGEVAATGGTSGVIYAVTDQSEFKEIRKVNHFAHVNYTKEHPTVGRLLNINGAGIQYRWLRNNSVENSYENMNRKASKLPIGSDGVLVIPFGNGAERMLDNKNVGTHFCNLNLNQHSNAHLYRAALEGIAFSFVYGMDILKKDQTEINVIRAGNDNLFRSEIFANTVATLIGQEIEIYNTTGAVGAARAAGLTDGDFDRFGESITKNDHVMTYIPIKNKEPYEAAYNNWKTELEFIVQKHN, from the coding sequence TTGTATACTATAGGATATGACATCGGGAGTTCGTCGGTAAAAGTTGCCATAGTTGAGGCTGCGACGGGCAAAAAACTGGCTTCATTGCATGAGCCACCAGGCGAAATGGAGATTATCGCCATACAAAGAGATTGGGCAGAACAAGATCCAGAACAATGGTGGGATTACATTTGTAAAGCGACAAAACGCATTCTTCAGGAAGCAAAAATAGATGCCACTAAAATTACTGCCATCGGTATTTCATACCAGATGCACGGTTTAGTACTAGTAGATAAAGAGGGTAAAAGCCTTCGCAATTCTATCATATGGTGTGATAGTAGAGCTGTAGCAATAGGAGACAAGGCATATCAAGATTTAGGTCATGAGTTTTGTGCCACAGAGTTACTTAACGCACCAGGAAACTTTACTGCATCTAAGTTAAAATGGGTTAAAGATAACCAGCCACATATTTATGAACAGATTCATAAATATATGTTGCCAGGAGACTACGTAGCCTATAAACTTACAGGAGAACTAGTAACCACAAAAAATGGTCTAGCCGAAGGTACTTTATGGAATTATAAAACAAATAAAGTCGCTACAGAGCTTCTAGATTATTACGGTATTGATCACAGTCTTACCCCAGATGTTGTAGATAATTTTACAGATCAAGGTAAAGTGCACACTGCTGCAGCTAAGGCTACAGGTTTACCTAAGGGAATCTCTGTGACCTACAGATCTGGTGACCAACCTAACAATGCACTGTCACTCAACATTTTTAGACCGGGAGAAGTTGCCGCCACCGGCGGAACTTCAGGGGTGATTTATGCAGTAACAGATCAAAGTGAATTTAAAGAAATACGTAAAGTAAATCATTTTGCTCACGTAAATTATACAAAAGAGCATCCCACTGTAGGGAGATTACTCAATATTAATGGTGCGGGGATCCAGTATCGCTGGTTACGCAATAATAGTGTAGAGAATTCATACGAGAACATGAATCGTAAAGCTTCAAAGTTACCTATAGGATCAGATGGAGTTCTTGTAATCCCTTTTGGTAACGGTGCAGAACGTATGCTGGATAATAAAAATGTGGGTACGCACTTTTGTAATCTCAATCTCAACCAGCATAGCAACGCTCATTTATATAGGGCTGCACTGGAGGGTATTGCTTTTTCATTTGTCTATGGGATGGATATACTTAAGAAAGATCAAACCGAAATCAACGTTATAAGAGCAGGAAATGATAACCTATTCCGTTCTGAAATATTTGCAAATACAGTAGCAACTCTCATAGGTCAAGAAATAGAGATTTATAATACTACGGGTGCCGTAGGTGCAGCAAGAGCCGCCGGACTTACAGATGGTGATTTTGATCGTTTTGGAGAAAGTATTACAAAGAACGACCACGTGATGACCTATATCCCTATTAAAAATAAAGAGCCCTACGAAGCGGCATATAATAACTGGAAAACAGAATTAGAATTCATAGTACAAAAACACAACTAA
- a CDS encoding hybrid sensor histidine kinase/response regulator transcription factor produces the protein MNFVSIKDGISKVGISSIIQDDYGFIWIGTNGSGLYKFDGVTYTSYRYEVNAPASLSSNLIYSMYLDTENTLWVGTEDGLNRYNKSLDRFEKVFLGSEVLANISILSIGNSKDNELLLGTEAGLIVLKTKTLESKYINDYDGRNTIIQSSLKLESESHQTFLGTLNGLRVYNEHTNQVLLPSSELENTQVFQSQIQTLVFDKEDNLWLGTISEGIYKLTLKNGTTVSKVEHFPLSRKRILSAITLSDNSLLFGSENDGLFHLRSDGTLIKHYLSDRTDDNSILSNSIWSLFLDDNERVWMGYYNNGVAVSDKLYDKFNNIESLSNNENSLKENSVTGMSQDASGDIWIVMDGGGLDIYSPISGKITHVNGEGYGLYQGLDSDYLQTIFIDSKENVWIGSWDNGIYFLKKGSRVFKNFNRLNTDGALISDAILSFDEDENGTIIIGTFYGGLHTLDPVTKTIVHQDGEAFKSLGIETSDVRKVLVDRDSAIWLGSTDGLFKIDQFANKEWRAISLVDRMEKPGENRKSARHILSLYQSSNGDMWIGTRGAGVCHYSIRDDSFSWLNTNSGLSNDNVVSIIEGNDGNMWFAGNSGITKYDVLKNTFTEYTSSDGLLSNDFNFNAVLKDGDGTLYFGNYRGVDFFNPAEIVINNNVPSLYFTGLKIYNEEVDPSQEDAPIKKSIAETSEIIFNHKQSVFTIEYAGVSFTRPEKNQYAYYLEGLETTWNYVGNARSATYTNLDNGDYTFKVKVANNDGVWNEDVLELKIKILPPWWKTNLAIVCYILLFVLGLYAISKISKQRLREKEAISNERAQREQEDILHEKKLQFFTNISHEFRTPLTLMISPLKDILNDTTLNLPQRIKEKHHIIYKNTDRLFRLINELMDLRKLELNKLRIRAKKINALSFTQDIISYFKEEAFNRNIYLSVDAAIPDVKLYADEGMLEKVIFNIMSNAIKVTPDGGAINVEVKLNEAGEIMPLINPDKKIAVVEIIISDTGPGLKKKQLKRIFNRFYQVENLNKTYYGGTGIGLEVVKDLVQLHRGEIKVDSKYGEGTTFRILLPSGKKHFKKKELISKETDLEIQKEKTPQTFITNIPEEIDVLPTHRSHTLLIVEDNAELRKYLRSELKGTYKILQAANGVEGLNVAKESNPDIIITDVIMPEMDGFEFCKQIKNDIRTSHIPLLMLTAKALIDDRIEGIGYGADAYMVKPFDFRLLKLRLEQLIKSRQLIFDKYFGAISGSDENASATSIDKVFIQKVLTYVNNNMSDSNLSVESLASELSLSRSQLYRKVKSLTGQTVNEFVRKLRLERAKQILQTENANVSEVCYKVGFSSPSYFTKCFKAHFGILPTEAQPRD, from the coding sequence TTGAATTTTGTAAGCATAAAGGATGGAATATCTAAAGTAGGGATCTCGTCTATTATACAAGATGATTACGGTTTTATCTGGATAGGTACCAACGGTAGCGGATTATACAAATTTGATGGTGTAACATATACTTCATATAGATATGAAGTAAATGCCCCTGCCTCTTTATCTAGTAATCTTATTTATAGTATGTATCTAGATACTGAAAACACACTATGGGTAGGTACAGAAGATGGTCTTAATCGTTATAATAAATCTTTAGATAGATTTGAGAAAGTCTTTTTAGGTAGTGAAGTGCTAGCCAATATATCAATATTGAGTATAGGAAACTCTAAAGACAATGAGCTATTGTTAGGAACAGAGGCGGGGCTGATAGTACTCAAAACAAAAACTTTAGAAAGCAAATATATAAATGATTATGATGGTAGAAATACTATTATACAATCTAGTCTTAAACTAGAAAGTGAATCACATCAAACATTTTTAGGAACCTTAAATGGATTACGTGTTTATAATGAACATACTAACCAAGTGTTATTGCCTTCTAGTGAATTAGAAAACACTCAGGTTTTTCAAAGTCAAATACAGACGCTTGTTTTTGACAAAGAAGATAACTTATGGCTAGGTACTATTTCTGAAGGTATTTATAAGCTCACCTTAAAAAATGGAACCACAGTAAGTAAGGTGGAGCATTTCCCGCTTTCGCGAAAGCGTATACTTTCTGCAATCACTTTATCAGATAATTCTTTATTGTTCGGTAGTGAGAACGATGGTTTATTTCATCTGAGAAGTGACGGAACGCTCATTAAACATTATCTATCTGATCGTACGGATGATAATAGTATTTTATCAAACTCTATCTGGTCACTTTTTCTGGACGATAATGAGAGAGTGTGGATGGGCTATTACAATAATGGCGTAGCTGTAAGTGATAAATTATATGACAAGTTTAATAATATAGAGAGCTTATCTAATAATGAAAACTCACTTAAAGAAAATTCTGTTACTGGTATGTCACAAGATGCCAGTGGTGATATCTGGATAGTGATGGACGGTGGTGGTCTGGATATTTATAGTCCCATTTCAGGTAAGATAACACACGTAAACGGAGAAGGTTATGGTTTGTACCAAGGTCTAGATAGTGACTATCTTCAAACTATTTTTATAGATAGCAAGGAGAATGTGTGGATAGGGAGCTGGGATAATGGTATCTACTTCTTAAAGAAAGGTTCTAGGGTATTTAAGAATTTTAATAGACTAAATACGGATGGAGCCCTTATCTCTGATGCTATTTTGAGTTTTGACGAAGATGAAAATGGAACAATCATTATAGGTACTTTTTATGGAGGGTTGCATACTCTTGATCCAGTCACTAAGACAATTGTACATCAAGATGGCGAAGCTTTTAAAAGTTTGGGCATTGAGACTAGTGATGTGCGTAAGGTGCTCGTAGACCGTGATTCTGCGATATGGTTGGGTTCTACAGATGGACTCTTTAAAATTGACCAATTTGCAAATAAAGAGTGGCGGGCGATTTCATTAGTAGACCGAATGGAAAAGCCAGGCGAAAATAGAAAGAGTGCGCGCCATATATTATCCTTATATCAAAGCTCAAATGGTGATATGTGGATAGGAACTAGAGGAGCTGGGGTGTGTCATTATAGCATACGTGATGATTCTTTCAGTTGGCTAAACACTAACAGCGGATTGAGCAATGATAACGTAGTAAGTATTATTGAGGGTAACGACGGCAATATGTGGTTTGCAGGTAATTCTGGAATTACTAAATATGATGTATTAAAAAACACGTTTACAGAATACACCAGTAGTGATGGTTTACTCTCTAACGATTTTAATTTTAATGCAGTCTTAAAGGATGGTGATGGTACATTATATTTTGGTAATTATAGGGGAGTTGACTTTTTTAACCCAGCCGAGATTGTAATAAACAACAACGTTCCTTCTTTATATTTTACAGGTTTAAAAATCTATAATGAAGAGGTAGATCCTTCACAAGAGGATGCTCCTATTAAAAAATCAATCGCTGAGACTAGTGAAATTATATTTAATCACAAGCAATCTGTATTTACTATTGAGTATGCTGGAGTAAGTTTTACACGTCCTGAAAAAAATCAATATGCGTACTATCTTGAGGGGCTAGAAACAACTTGGAATTATGTAGGAAATGCAAGAAGTGCTACTTATACAAATCTAGATAATGGCGATTATACTTTTAAAGTAAAGGTTGCTAACAATGATGGTGTTTGGAATGAAGATGTTCTAGAATTAAAAATTAAAATTCTTCCTCCTTGGTGGAAGACTAATCTAGCGATTGTATGTTATATCTTGTTATTTGTACTAGGCCTTTACGCTATAAGTAAGATTTCAAAGCAACGCTTACGCGAAAAAGAGGCAATCTCAAACGAGCGTGCTCAACGTGAACAAGAAGACATATTACACGAGAAAAAGCTACAGTTTTTTACAAACATCTCACATGAGTTTAGAACTCCACTTACTTTAATGATTAGTCCGCTGAAGGATATTCTCAATGACACAACACTCAATTTACCACAACGTATAAAGGAAAAGCATCATATCATTTATAAAAATACCGATCGATTATTTAGGCTCATTAATGAATTGATGGACCTACGTAAGCTCGAATTGAACAAATTACGAATACGAGCAAAGAAGATTAATGCACTTAGTTTTACCCAAGATATTATCTCATATTTTAAAGAGGAAGCATTTAATCGTAATATATATCTTTCGGTAGACGCCGCAATCCCAGATGTGAAGTTATATGCAGATGAAGGCATGCTTGAAAAAGTTATTTTCAACATCATGTCAAATGCTATAAAAGTAACCCCAGACGGCGGAGCAATAAATGTGGAGGTAAAATTAAACGAGGCTGGCGAGATAATGCCGTTAATTAATCCCGATAAAAAAATTGCAGTAGTCGAAATCATCATTAGCGACACTGGACCAGGACTTAAAAAGAAACAACTCAAGCGTATATTTAATCGTTTTTACCAAGTAGAAAATCTTAATAAAACTTATTATGGTGGGACAGGTATAGGTCTAGAGGTTGTAAAGGACTTGGTACAGCTTCATCGAGGTGAAATCAAGGTAGATAGTAAGTATGGGGAAGGAACAACATTTAGAATATTATTGCCCTCTGGTAAAAAGCATTTTAAAAAGAAAGAATTAATATCAAAAGAAACAGATCTCGAGATACAGAAAGAAAAAACACCACAAACATTCATAACAAATATCCCAGAAGAAATTGATGTTCTACCTACACATAGGTCGCACACCCTATTGATAGTGGAGGACAACGCGGAACTTAGAAAATACTTGCGTAGCGAACTTAAAGGGACGTATAAAATTTTACAAGCGGCTAATGGGGTTGAAGGACTCAATGTTGCTAAAGAATCGAATCCAGATATTATTATTACTGATGTGATAATGCCTGAAATGGATGGTTTTGAATTTTGTAAGCAAATTAAAAATGACATACGCACAAGCCACATTCCCTTATTAATGCTCACAGCCAAAGCGCTCATAGACGATCGTATAGAGGGAATAGGGTATGGCGCAGATGCCTATATGGTAAAGCCCTTTGATTTTAGACTACTCAAATTACGTTTGGAGCAGCTCATTAAGAGTAGACAGTTGATATTTGATAAATACTTTGGAGCCATAAGTGGATCAGATGAGAATGCTAGTGCAACCTCTATTGATAAAGTATTTATACAGAAGGTACTAACTTATGTAAATAATAATATGAGTGATTCTAATTTAAGTGTCGAGTCATTAGCATCAGAACTTAGCCTTAGCAGGAGTCAACTCTATCGCAAGGTTAAATCACTCACGGGGCAAACAGTTAATGAATTTGTGCGTAAGCTTAGATTAGAGCGAGCTAAACAGATATTGCAAACTGAAAATGCAAACGTAAGTGAAGTCTGTTATAAAGTTGGCTTTTCCTCACCTTCATACTTTACGAAGTGTTTTAAAGCGCATTTTGGAATTCTACCTACGGAGGCTCAGCCTAGAGATTGA
- a CDS encoding glycoside hydrolase family 3 C-terminal domain-containing protein — MNRILTISILAICIALLSSCEEKAISYEFAFQNQKLPREDRVKDLINQMTLEEKVSQMRYDAPAIERLGVPEYNWWNECLHGVARAGLATVFPQGIGMGATWDSDLIHDMGVAVSDEARAKHHKFVNEGKRGIYQGLTFWTPNINIFRDPRWGRGQETYGEDPYLTSRMGVNYIKGLQGDDPDYLKVVATAKHFAVHSGPEKSRHEDNYHTTDKDLYETYLPAFEAAVKEANVHSVMCAYNRYRDEACCGSNLLLNRILRDDWGFKGYVVSDCWAINDFWEPGKHGLTETPAAAGALAVDRGTDLNCGSVYDPSLTEAVLKKLIDESKLDIALTRLFSARFELGMFDDNVKWADISYDVVASEEHYELSKKVARESMVLLKNENNLLPLNKDIKSIAVIGPNANSKQALLGNYHGTPANYYTPLKSIREKLPNAQVLYALGSDVAEGWPILDVIPASALSHSGKPGLKAEYFANRSWKGEPAFTRVDENVNFIWMPEKPIDSLGTDTFSVRWSGELTAPESGTYRIGVKASSAAKLYVNDSLQFEFMDDHEPKTKYFDVALDKGEVSKVRIDYYNYHADPQAHFVWAKMNQDLITPALEAARKSEVVILCLGLSPDIEGEEMPVLLEGFDKGDRSEITLPKTQIELMKKVQALGKPTVVVLMNGSALAVNWAADKVPAILEAWYPGEFGGQAIADVLFGDYNPGGKLPVTFYKSVNDLPDFKSYDMEGRTYKYFKGEPLFPFGHGLSYTTFKYDNLTLNEQIGVKAPLKFSVDVHNTGDLDGDEVVQVYVKHKGVEGMNPNRSLVAFKRISLAAGSSKTVSFEVAPETYARINDDGQKVFEPQDIIVEVGGKQPGFEGIADAPTTEVLVKNIIIK; from the coding sequence ATGAATAGAATACTTACTATATCAATTTTAGCAATATGTATTGCATTGCTCTCGAGTTGTGAAGAAAAGGCAATCTCTTATGAGTTTGCATTTCAAAACCAGAAACTTCCACGAGAAGATCGTGTTAAAGATTTGATTAATCAAATGACTTTAGAAGAGAAAGTTTCTCAAATGCGTTATGATGCTCCGGCTATCGAGAGATTAGGGGTGCCTGAATATAACTGGTGGAATGAATGCTTGCACGGTGTGGCGAGAGCTGGACTAGCAACAGTATTTCCACAAGGAATTGGAATGGGTGCTACTTGGGATTCGGACTTAATTCACGACATGGGTGTAGCTGTTTCTGATGAAGCTCGAGCAAAACACCATAAGTTTGTAAATGAAGGTAAAAGAGGTATTTATCAGGGTTTAACGTTCTGGACTCCTAACATTAATATATTTAGAGATCCTAGATGGGGCCGTGGGCAAGAAACATATGGAGAAGATCCTTATTTAACTAGTCGTATGGGTGTAAACTATATTAAGGGACTACAAGGTGATGATCCAGATTACTTAAAGGTGGTTGCCACTGCAAAGCATTTTGCGGTACATAGTGGTCCAGAGAAATCTAGGCATGAGGATAATTATCATACTACAGATAAGGATTTATACGAAACTTATTTACCTGCCTTTGAGGCAGCAGTCAAAGAAGCAAATGTACACTCGGTAATGTGCGCTTATAATAGGTATCGAGATGAAGCTTGTTGTGGTAGTAATCTATTACTTAATAGGATTTTACGAGATGATTGGGGATTTAAAGGATATGTTGTTTCAGATTGTTGGGCAATCAATGATTTCTGGGAACCTGGAAAACATGGATTGACAGAAACTCCAGCAGCCGCAGGAGCATTAGCAGTTGATAGAGGTACAGATTTAAATTGTGGAAGCGTTTATGATCCTTCTCTTACGGAAGCTGTTCTCAAAAAGCTGATAGATGAGTCCAAATTAGATATTGCGCTAACAAGACTGTTTTCTGCGCGTTTTGAATTAGGAATGTTTGATGATAATGTTAAGTGGGCAGATATTTCTTATGATGTGGTTGCAAGTGAAGAGCATTATGAATTGTCTAAAAAGGTTGCGAGAGAATCAATGGTGTTACTCAAAAATGAGAATAACCTCTTGCCATTGAATAAGGATATAAAATCTATTGCTGTTATAGGTCCTAATGCAAATTCAAAGCAAGCATTACTAGGGAATTATCACGGTACACCTGCAAACTATTATACACCGCTAAAATCTATAAGAGAAAAACTTCCAAATGCTCAAGTACTTTACGCTTTAGGAAGTGATGTTGCTGAAGGTTGGCCTATTCTTGATGTTATTCCAGCTTCTGCATTATCACATTCTGGTAAGCCTGGTTTAAAAGCAGAATATTTTGCTAATCGTTCATGGAAAGGTGAACCTGCATTTACTAGAGTAGATGAAAATGTAAATTTCATTTGGATGCCAGAAAAGCCAATTGATAGTTTAGGTACTGATACCTTCTCGGTACGTTGGTCTGGAGAGCTTACAGCCCCAGAGAGTGGTACCTACAGAATTGGGGTGAAAGCGAGTAGCGCTGCTAAATTATATGTAAATGATTCTTTACAGTTTGAGTTTATGGATGACCACGAGCCTAAGACTAAATATTTTGATGTAGCACTTGATAAAGGAGAAGTAAGTAAAGTACGCATTGACTATTATAATTACCATGCAGATCCGCAAGCTCATTTTGTCTGGGCAAAAATGAATCAGGATTTAATTACTCCAGCCCTAGAGGCAGCAAGAAAGTCTGAAGTTGTTATTCTTTGTTTGGGTCTCTCACCAGATATTGAGGGAGAAGAGATGCCGGTATTACTAGAAGGATTCGATAAGGGTGACCGTTCAGAAATTACACTCCCTAAAACTCAAATAGAACTTATGAAAAAAGTTCAAGCACTTGGTAAACCAACCGTTGTTGTTTTGATGAATGGAAGTGCTCTTGCAGTTAATTGGGCTGCAGACAAAGTGCCCGCTATACTTGAAGCTTGGTATCCAGGTGAGTTTGGTGGTCAAGCAATAGCAGATGTGTTATTTGGAGATTATAATCCTGGAGGGAAATTACCTGTTACTTTTTATAAGAGTGTTAATGATCTGCCTGATTTTAAATCTTATGACATGGAAGGTAGAACCTATAAATATTTCAAAGGAGAACCACTTTTCCCTTTTGGTCACGGACTGAGCTACACAACTTTCAAATATGACAATCTTACTCTAAACGAACAAATAGGAGTAAAAGCACCACTCAAATTTTCGGTAGATGTTCATAATACAGGAGATTTGGATGGAGATGAAGTTGTTCAGGTTTATGTAAAACACAAAGGAGTAGAGGGAATGAATCCTAATCGTAGTCTTGTTGCATTTAAGCGTATTTCATTAGCAGCAGGATCGTCTAAAACGGTTTCATTTGAGGTTGCTCCTGAGACCTATGCACGAATAAATGATGATGGCCAGAAGGTTTTTGAGCCACAAGATATAATTGTTGAGGTAGGTGGAAAGCAACCTGGATTTGAGGGAATAGCAGATGCGCCTACCACAGAGGTGTTGGTGAAAAATATTATTATTAAGTAA
- the xylA gene encoding xylose isomerase, whose amino-acid sequence MATKTYFKNIEKIKFEGKDSDNPLAFKYYNPDQVVAGKTMREHFRFSIAYWHTFCGQGADPFGPGTQNFPWDAPKDPMDAAFAKADAAFEFITKMGFDYFCFHDFDLVEEGATFAESEKRIHGITDYIKQKQADTSIKLLWGTANCFSNPRYMNGAVSNPDFNVLARAGGQIKLALDATMKLDGENYVFWGGREGYMSLLNTDLKREQDHLGRFFGMARDYARSQGFKGNFFIEPKPMEPMKHQYDFDAATAIGFLHEYGLEKDFKMNIEVNHATLAQHTFQHELAVSAKAGMLGSIDANRGDYQNGWDTDQFPNNIQETTEAMLVFLQVGGLQGGGVNFDAKVRRNSTDMEDVFLAHIGGADTFARALITADKILTSSPYKKMVTDRYSSFDGGNGKDFENGKLDLTDLYKIAQENGELPLISGKQELFENIINQYI is encoded by the coding sequence ATGGCAACAAAAACTTATTTCAAAAACATAGAAAAAATCAAATTTGAAGGTAAAGATTCAGATAATCCACTTGCGTTCAAATATTACAACCCAGACCAAGTAGTGGCAGGTAAAACTATGCGTGAGCATTTTAGATTTTCAATTGCTTACTGGCATACCTTCTGTGGGCAGGGCGCAGATCCTTTTGGTCCTGGAACACAAAACTTTCCTTGGGATGCACCAAAAGATCCCATGGATGCCGCTTTCGCGAAAGCAGATGCAGCATTTGAATTTATCACAAAAATGGGATTTGACTATTTCTGTTTTCATGATTTTGATCTTGTAGAAGAGGGAGCAACCTTTGCCGAAAGTGAAAAAAGAATTCACGGTATTACAGACTATATCAAACAAAAGCAAGCAGATACTAGTATCAAATTATTATGGGGAACGGCAAACTGCTTTTCTAACCCTAGATATATGAATGGTGCTGTGAGTAATCCAGATTTTAATGTCCTAGCAAGAGCAGGCGGACAGATAAAACTGGCACTAGATGCTACCATGAAATTAGATGGAGAGAACTATGTGTTCTGGGGTGGTCGTGAAGGATATATGTCTTTACTCAACACAGATTTAAAACGTGAGCAAGACCATCTAGGTCGTTTCTTTGGAATGGCTAGAGATTATGCACGTAGCCAAGGTTTTAAAGGGAATTTCTTTATCGAGCCAAAGCCTATGGAACCTATGAAGCATCAGTATGACTTTGATGCTGCTACTGCAATAGGCTTTTTACATGAATACGGTCTTGAGAAAGATTTTAAAATGAATATAGAGGTAAATCATGCTACACTTGCGCAACACACTTTCCAGCACGAGCTTGCAGTATCTGCAAAAGCGGGAATGCTAGGTAGTATTGATGCAAATCGTGGTGATTATCAAAATGGATGGGATACAGACCAGTTTCCTAATAATATTCAAGAAACTACAGAAGCGATGCTTGTATTCTTACAAGTTGGCGGACTGCAAGGCGGTGGTGTAAACTTTGATGCAAAAGTGCGTAGAAACTCCACAGATATGGAGGATGTTTTTCTTGCACACATAGGCGGTGCAGATACGTTTGCACGTGCTTTAATCACAGCAGATAAAATTCTTACATCTTCACCTTATAAAAAGATGGTGACAGATAGGTATAGCTCATTTGATGGAGGTAATGGAAAGGATTTTGAAAACGGAAAACTAGACCTTACTGATTTATACAAAATAGCTCAAGAAAACGGAGAGTTACCATTAATTAGTGGAAAGCAAGAGCTTTTTGAGAACATCATTAATCAATACATATAA